A region of the Scatophagus argus isolate fScaArg1 chromosome 6, fScaArg1.pri, whole genome shotgun sequence genome:
aagaaattTGAAGATCTACAATCCAACTGCTACTATTGCACTGCCCTATCACATGGAAATATTTCCGCCAAACATATTTGGTGTCTTTGGAAGTTAGAATAAAGTTCTGTGGGTTTGAATAATTCCTTGCCACACAGCATATGTTTATAAAGATGAACCCACCAGCAGAATAAGATGCTAATGAAGAATTTCTCTGCCCTTtattaacacaacacacagataaCCTCTGCATGCccaaacattttctgcaaacaTTCAGCAGACCGCTTCTCCAGCCAGttattacacatgtacatgaaTGTGAGGCTGTGGACTTCCCTCTGGTTCCAATCTGGTGTAGGACCAAAGTGTTAGCAGCAGATTGCATCGCCATGGCAACACAATTATCCTGCCATAACGTGGGAGGTAGGGATCACGTATGATCCACGGTTGGATAGTGTAATTATTCACCCGCCTGCAGGAAGGAACATTTATCTCCTCCGTGTTATTGTTCAGGGCATAGCTAcgatttcactttgtttgaagTGATTTTTGTAATTTGAGTTTAATTATGGTTTGATATGAATGgaaattaatatattaaatatatttaataagaCTCAGGTTAAACAAAGCCAGTCTGTTTTAGGACCATGGCAACAAAATTATCAAGAGAAACCATCATTTTTAAATCGTGATAATTACAGCACACAGTATAGCATGCCTGCAGTACTGTATAGTTCCCACTTATAGCTGTCCATTAGTTACCAAGCAACATGcaatgtgttgatgttttggTATTGGTGGGAGCAAACTCACAATGAGAGTCTGGGCACTGGCTGAGATGTTTGTCCAACCACTTTATTGTCTCATAACATGGTATAAAAGTATTATGATGCCCAGGCAAGTGGAATGGAGCATGCTTCCTTCTGTCCccagaacaaaaataacaggcatgcgcatgcacacacacacactctctctctctctcgcacacacacacacgggtcaCTCATCAATTATTTCTCAAAGGGGGGATATTAGCTCAGCGTTGCCCTAAATCGACCTTCTCCCATGATGTGACACAGAGCAGGTGTTATTTTAAGACTTAAAAAAGCCTTACACAGCATGTTCAGCTCAGTTATGTTTGGCCCTTGGAAAATGGACAACTCCTTAGTGGTGCTGAACATTACACACCACCCTCCACCATGATGCCAACTAACTTGTATGATTACAAACTGCAGTTGCCTTTATTAAAATGAAGGTGATGAGATACACTATGCTGCTATAGATTCGAAACAGGAAATTTATCTAATTTGTTCTCTTACTGCAATGTCATAAGTAAAAGGATTGTGATTGTGAGCTTCTGAAAGGCAAAGCCGAAATGAACCGGCGGCGCtcattaaaatcaaacttttctCACAGGCGTTCTGAATAGCGAGTCTCTTTCCTTGAATAGTTTTTCCCTGTTTTACTGCATCGTTTCCCCAAGTCATCAGTTCAAAGGCAAGTGATTGGTTCCAGGCTCACATATTTAAGagatgaaaggagagaaagcTCTCTGTATCAAAATGCCTtggcacacacagaaaggtcAGGGAATAGATTCTTTGCTTTGAAATGTCAGCTGATTACTTTATAACAGGCAACATGAAGCTATTTGAAGGGCCtgtaaggagaaaaaaaaaggatttactGTTGGGGGAATGAAAAGCAGATTGTTACCTCTGATCATATTACACTGGTGATCTGAGAGGCATATTTCCAATTCAGCCTTTTTATCTGAGAAACAATGGAATAGTAAACTGTACACAATCAAATGCAAATCAAACCTGGATGTGGACACACGTGATTCAGACATGGTGGCATGCTGTAAAGCAGTGGTTCCCAAGTCCCTGAGGCCCTAAGTCGGAAGAGAGTAGATATTTCTGTTTAACaaaaattatgtttgttttggcttCTGTGCAGAGGTCATATCTCCAGTAACACTTGTAGTATGAAGAACATGTTCATTCTCAGACCAATGCGTTTTGGCTTGTGGCCTTTATCAGAGTCACTGGTCTGATAATAAAGTTGTTCTGTATACTTAAAGTTTGGCTGGAGATCTgacctcctttttctcttttcagtgcaCCATTAAAGTAGGTGAAGTTGTGTAGGAAAATCTTGCTCtggcttttttccttttcttttgtttttaaattcctgCAAAATGTTTGACACTTTCTTCTTGGCAGCTGTCTAAAACtcctttaaattaaataaactcaggaggaacaaaaagaaaaaaaacatttttcgtTTGAACTGATAACTTAAGTCAACACTAAGGCCATAAATTGCAATGAGAGATGATCAATCACGGCTTCATTTTAAGGGCTCACAAGCCACAAAGTTTATGAACCAATGCTGGAAAGTATAAAAAGACTTGATTTAATATATATTGGCTTTTTCAAAGACACTATGAGATGTCTTTTAGGCAGCCACTGACAGCCATTTACTGTTGTATCAGCATAATGCTGACCCTGAACTGCACTACTACTTTATTAGAAATGATGCTAATGATGCTAAGGCAGacacctgtttttcttttattgtggCTATTCATTTTGGGAATGAAAACTTAAATTTCACAAATCTGATTATTAGATTAGATGTTAATCTTACACACATGAAATgaacacattcaaaacatgtttatgaTATACCATAATAAGTTCACCAAAAGATATTAgtattgtaataataatttcggcactgtgacatttcaaaGCCTGAATATTATTAATGGTTAGCAATAAATATCTCATCTGCAATGTTATGAAGTACATACTGTATCAGGGGCTGTGAATCACTGCAGTggaatgacaaaataaaagatagATACAAATCATTAAACCCAGTGGTATTAAGTATtccttctgtgctgctgtgcacatTCCCAGTTGTCAAACAATATTCACTCAGTTTCAACCTGGACTTTTTGgtcactgacaaaaaaaaaaaaagcaacttcaGAACATTTTGCAGGCTATCTCAATGTAGCTGTTGCCAGTGTGAAACTAGCAGGTTTGCTTTCATCAGACAATGAGGGCAATGACCAACTTTCTCTTGCTCAACCAGGTAAAGATGACACTTGAGAGGATATCCTGAAAATCCCATGACAGGTGTTATCCAAATGTAAGTCTGTTAGTGTGAGACATAATTAGTGTAACCTGgaagaaaatgtgcatttgGCTGCACAGATACAGAAGGAGAGATTTTACTTTCCCACACATGTAATACACAAGATGAACAGAACAGTGAGGTGCATCAGTAAAACGATAACTAGTGAAAAGACATAAGTTTAGATTAAACATTGAGCATACAGATATGTGCTTTGTTGTACAGAGCAGTATACTGTACCGTTATAAAAAAATGATTAGAAAAACTACAACACTAATACACTACCAGACACTGATCACTTTGGCATTTGAAGCTGAATGAGAGCAAAATATAGTGTGTTTTATTACACTGAGATGAAAAGCTGATCATTACTGATACACTTAAACATTCTTGAGGCAAAAAGGATGAAATGTGTTAAAGAAAGTTCACAATTGCTCctaaaaaaaattcttattATGAGCGATTACTATCAGGCCTGGATTGAGGACACTTAATATCTCCTAATATGGAATCAACCAACAATGCTGTACTatttaaatgtgacataaaGCACATATGCAAGCACCACTTTATGAAAGATCCTCCAGAAGCTCATTTCAGTCAGTTGTTGTTCAAAAATATAACAGTAATTATTGTGAAAATCTGCATAAACTCTATTTTCCATAATCCTTAACTTTTCATACAGCAGCATTTTTCGTGGTATTAAAACTGATAATGTGAGTTTTGGAATACTAGACTCaaatttttatcattttctcaCAGTGAAGTCGTCATTAAATTCGAGAACAGATTCagatgtaatttattttgagcCCTCCGGAGATGAATGCTTTGGAATGATGCATATTTCAGAGGGTGGAGGTGAATATGCTGCTCAGGTTTCTCAAAGTAAAGCAGATAAACTCTGAAAAGTGTTTGAGTGTGAATGGACAAAGAGCACTGTCTCACTGTGCAATAAATGACAAGAATTACCAAGAACTGATTTGTGCAGAGTCAGGCTTCTGGACAGGTCACCTTAATATTAAACGATCTGTGTAATATTCTTGTGTTCTCATAGTTATAAAGGACAACATTTGAGAATTTGAGAGTTTCAGTATTTGAGAGTGTTCAGTCCTTGGCTATTGCATCGCCGGTTACACGTAGTGGCGCTATGTTACTATCTTGGACAACTGCCCATAGATTGTTTGATAGTGTCCTCCAATGACTTTCTGGTTACCAGTAGTCGCACCACCTGCTCGTTCTTCTTTGTTAGTTTTTTACGGGCCTGGTCATGGGTCACCATGGTCATATCCCAGCCGTTTACctgggaggaagaaaagactTTTGGTTGAGAAAAGCTGGAGATTTTATAAGTTAACACCAAGTTGATAAACAATGGGGGTAAGGTGAGCAGTGCTCCTGACGCACAGCTCCTGTCTGACTCTCTTGTGTACACATGGTGCCATCTTGTGGATCACCACACACCTGCATTATTTTGTCTCCCATCCTCAAGCCTGCCTCGTCTGCCGGTCCGCGCGGTGTTATTCTGGTCACGTAGATGCCCTatagacaacacaaacacagtaactgTTTCATATGATCACAGCTGTAAAGCCAACACAGATGATCTTAAAACCTCACACAAActaagacagagaaaatgactgatTGTCTCAGTATTATGTGTAACAAtttccacatgcacacacatcacctAAGACACAACTTTGTGTAAACTTGCAATATTCCTTTCTATGACATCAGTGAGGTGAGTCTGGTTTGTTCCCACCTGAGGCCGCAGATGATGTGTTCAGGCCTGCCCCTCATTTACAGCTCACCAAAGTACTAGTCTAGTAACATGAGGTAGGGCGTTACAGAACATTATAAATCAACTGGTAGCTTTGTGCTccaaaaagacactgaaatcCAGGAGATATCGTATGGAAAGTTACGTCACAGAATGAACTTTACTGTCATCTCTGGCTGGTGTGAATTACAAAACTACAACAGGAATCAGCAAAAGAAATTTTCTGTACTTAATGTTGTACGTAGGACAGCATTTCACTGGTGCCATTCAGCAGATGTTCAATCTGCACATGACAGCATGTTACTGTAACAAACTCAGACTGAGAATTAGAGGATTTCTGttcagctgaaatatttacacaatataCTGTGTTTAATGGGACAAACATAGTTATTACTTTTTACTGCCTGTCTGTACAATCAACTGTATATAACTGCCACAGATAAACAGCTGatgaatatacacacacacacacacccatagaCTTACTTTGTCAGTCTTGTCTTCCGAGAAGGGGTTCTGTCCAGGATCCTGGTCTATGCCACCCCCAATACTGAAGCCAAGAATCAGATTATCTTCCTGTCGCAACTTCACGATCTCAATTCGTTCCTATTGAGAGAGAAATTCTTTTTAACTTCATCCATCTGACATGGACAATTAAAAAACCCCAGCAGACAAAATGCATTCAATATTTATACTGTTATATACTGACTTGTGCTTGATCAGGGGAAAAACAGACACTGGACAGCGGCAGCTTTCTCACTATCAGAAATCTGAACCGCTGGTCTCTCAATGCTGCAACTGTGTCAATATTGTCTCTATATCAGTGTCAACGACTCAAGTTCCTGTACATTGCTATTCTTGTTCATTTAAAGAGACTCCAGTTCTGACAGCATGAGTGGAgcaactgttttgtttaatgtaacAATCCAAATAAAAACCATCGCTTCCAAGAGGTCTGATATCACCTCTCAGTGATCTTCAGTTCACC
Encoded here:
- the tax1bp3 gene encoding tax1-binding protein 3 yields the protein MSYAPGQPVTAVVERIEIVKLRQEDNLILGFSIGGGIDQDPGQNPFSEDKTDKGIYVTRITPRGPADEAGLRMGDKIMQVNGWDMTMVTHDQARKKLTKKNEQVVRLLVTRKSLEDTIKQSMGSCPR